A segment of the Bombus huntii isolate Logan2020A chromosome 14, iyBomHunt1.1, whole genome shotgun sequence genome:
ACTGTCCTCCAGCTCTCCTCCCAATGATACACGTCCAGTCTGACCTTACCGTACTCTGCGGAAAGCTTGTTCCTCGTGTCTGTGATCTGCCTAGTCTTCTTTATCTCGTTTTCAGCCAACTGTAGAATCTTCATGCTCTCCTCGTGATCCTTCGAAAGGAACTCCTCGAAACCGCTCACGTATCGACGATATCGTCGCTGGTAGGATAGATGAAGCATATAGTATTGATGAGGAATAGATACTAGAGATTTggatgaaaaaataattattagaaatttaaacGAAGAATGAGATGTTGGGAggaatttgcaatttttcctATTTAATCTTTCAATGTTGATTGAATTGAGGAAACGagattataatatataaaatatatatctgTCTATAATTTAGCGCTATGTTTAGAGACTTTATATTCTAGCTAAggaaataagtaagaataaaGAGGAAAACAATTGTTTTATTGTCAGGAAATAAGTCAtcattctttaaatttctggaaaaaataaattaacaatgCATATCCTATTTGTAATATTCTGGACATTCTAATACAAGAATTTGGTACGTATCAATATGAGATTTATCGTAGAAACATTATTTTGGTACctattatctttttttcttgttatatattaataacaaatttatgGTTTTAGATTTACAAAGACAGACCTTGATCTCATCGAGTCGTTTCTGCTCCTCGACGAACTGTTGGTCTATACGAATACAATCATCCATTTCTTGTCCAGCTAGCAACCGAACCTTTAAAATCTCACGAGTGTCTTCCACATAGTTGCGCACAGAAAATTTTTCTCTGACCAGCCCTCCACCCAATTCCGAGAAATACTGCGGATCTACGTCGGTCATGGCTATAGCCTCTTCCAAATCTTTGTGTTTCTTCGCCTCTAGAGCCTCGATGTCCACGTCCACCTTGCAACATAATCGTACAACTCGTATCAAGTAAGGAAATTTCTCTGAAATCGAATAATCAAAGTTCAATCAGTAATTAAACGTTCACAGGCTTAAAAATCttcataaaaaattgattaaatttacttgccattttaaattttctaattttaaacttattattaattttataaatttctatacTTTAGAGTATTTTTCTTCCTAACCATAGTAAACATTTAGATTGAATTCTACAACAAatcatagaaatatttatactcTCGCAAATATTGAGTACGAACGATTAATAccttttaatatattctgcaaTGTACATTGATAGGAATGTATGGTGTAATAATTAAGTCTCTGATTGGTATATCGTTTATCGCAAAATAGCAAATATTCGCAATATAAGTAAGTGgacatttttttaaacaaattgcCGAATTCAATAATTGTAAGAGTATAGTACCCTGTATAGTCCGCACGTATTAAGATCACACATCAAAATTGTAATTCCTTACACGAAGTCTCCGTAGAAGATCGTGCGAGTCTTTGGCTTTGAAGACATCCATTCTTCGTTCTTTATCTGTGGTACGTTTTTTCGCCTTCCAATATTGAAAATAAGAGAACATGAGCGAACAAGGAGGATAGACGAATGGAGATTGCTCCTCCAGGACATTTCTAGCTTCTCCCAAGTGTTCATGGCCCTTGGTAAAATAATTCTGTGATCTAAAAATTACAGATTTCAATGATCCTAATTTAAAAGATCACTCTGCATAATAACTATACCGCCGATTTTTATTTAAGGCGCGAACACGCATAGAATGCACATAATAAgcaaaatatctaaaataatGTACTCGCTACGTCATACagtagataaaataaatttttaatcacgttccattttttcaattatgtGTGTATAAAGCATAAAATTGCACAAACGTTACCAAtacatttatttgttaataaattaattcaaaaGTACTTTCACATACAATATTCGATGCATTATTAAATCTTCTGTGCAAGACACCCTGtatgaagatttaaaaattctcCAAATATAAAGCTGTAAAGTGTTTATCATTTCACAGGGGCGCTCTTACCTGAAGAAGCCTTTCTGAGACTTCCTGGTGGACGCTGATTTCCTTCGGGTCTTCTGGCTGATCTGGCGCCGTCTAGAAGATGTCGACGTTGGATCGGTCATGTCTCCCGTAATTCAGCTCAGCGTGCTTTATTCAAACTGTCAGCTTTTCACCTGGCCGGCCGTTCACCTGCGTCGCTGTAGAAAAAACTCCGCTTTTCATCTGATCGCAACGGTCAAAGGCAAGCACCAACAGAGATGGCTCGCGTTTGCATAAAACTTTCCTCTTCTCAAATGTCTCAAGAAGAATTGAAACACTGAAGAATCTACCAAAGAACAAGATTATCGAGGAGCTTTTTTAATTAGTAGAATTAAATCATTCGCCTCTTCCTAGTGCAATTTTcctgttttttattttcactgttTCGTCGATctacgttttatttttgtctgtttctTAAGAAATTTCTATTGCGAATTTTGTTCTATTCATTTGAGAAGAAAGAGAACTCGGTGTTGCAATTTTATCGttgatttaattaatatgAAAGAATATGGGATTGGTGAAAGAAACATTGTATTGATTATTTCGCTTGAACAGGTGCAGGAATAACATAGAACATAAATGAATCGACAATGACAATTTCACGGATGTATCGAAAATGCAAgttgaaatgcaaaataatcttctattaTCGAACTACGCTAAAGCTGAAGATTCTCGAGATACACTTGAGAGCAAACTTAATTGGTAAGGAATTATAATTGATTTGATGGTGAATTATTAATCGATAATTGATAAGGATACTTCAGTCATTACACGCAATTTAAAAACTCAAATTAAATAATgcaaatattgtataatatatttaatatattaatacttTTGTCAATTTTTCAGATACTCATGAGTTTCGAAATTTCTGCTAAAATTCCTCTGAGAGCATCGACGAAGGAAGTGTACATTTAAAAAAGACAAGTTTATCACGAGGAATAAAGGAACGCATTCTATTCATCAAAGTGTCTTTTCATGGACTGCTTAAATCTTCTCATATCTAAAACCTTCAAAATATCACATACCAGACATGGGAATTGATCACTATAACACTGTGTATAATAATTCTTCCAAAAAAGCAActatataaaagaatataatccTATATAACAATTTCTGTCTTCTAAGACAATGTTTATATCCTTCTATGTATAGAATTCTTGCCAAGGCAACAAGTTCCCAACAGGAGATATAACGTTAAGGCATCAAAGTAAATATGTAATCTGATTTTGCTTTGTACAGTctgttataatgttataaacgTAACAGCATGTTCTAtagaaatgaataaattgcAGATTCCTATCTCTGTCTGAGAGGCAGTGTTGAAATGGAACAAGGAATCGGATGCATCCTCCAGCGATCCAGTGAAAAGTTGATCCCTTAAAGATCCGGGCACGCCCGGGAGCAACGAGCTCCGATTCAAAGCTTAAAAAAGCTACTTACTTTCTAAAACAAAAGCTCGAATCTCCCGTCTTTTCCAGCGATAAAACTGCTATCCatgaaaaaaatgagaaaaaaatgagaaagagtTCGATAACCTGACAGCAACCTCCTCTTTAGCAAATGTCACCAAGCTGTCAGCAAGACGACGTTTCGTGGATAAGCGGTTGCCAAGTGGAATTGTTTGGCATGCGCGTTGTATTTCGAAAAGTATCATTGTCGTAAGAGATGTAACATAGTTGATTAAAACTTTGACTAAACCTTTTTCTTATGAACTAACCATTTGGCTTCGAATAACGAGTATGACTCGTCATATTAATATGCTACATATCGTATATAAACATAATgacaataattatttatagagCCACGGATATTTATACAGATTCATATCTTTAcatgtataatttaaaaagtgtattgtaaatattttatatatctttgtGTATTATGCACGATTTgtgtattttttaaacttaACATTTCCCACAAATGTGTACAAATCgaaaaatactttataatatacTGTACATACAAAGCAAGTGACGATGAGCTACTTATACTTCACACGTCGATTAAGTCACGTAAAACATGTCAATTAAATCGAAGGATTAATTCACTACAGCCCGTGCCATAGTCAGTgacaaaatttgtatttattttcttttttcttcttctttgcgTATGTTTATACATCAAAACATGTGACGACTCTAATTGGCGTTTCTAATGTTTGAAACGATGCAAAATATATCAGGCGATAATCTCTCATGATGTTATAAGACAAGGGATTAGTTAAAAAGATTTAAAGGACGGTAGAGATTGTTCTTAATGCATTTAGGGTTGTGTATGTCTGATATACATAAGTGTACATATGCTAgctataaaaagtatttattgTAGCATTTACAGGCTAATTAATTAGATCTAAGTATATCAATTTTCATATCACGTCATATCATTCAGTGATACTTCCATATTACTGTAACAATTTGATACTATTTGATACTATAAACATGAAATTGAGAATCTGATTAAAAACAATAGTTCTACTGGGAACTAAGGGTATGCGTAAGTACCTTTTATAGTCACTGTATTTCGTGTCTGTAAGATTAATTTGTAAATtgatatgtatataaaattccTTTATATCtgcatataaagttatacgttTATAAGATATATTATGCAAATCGTGCATTGTACGATGCCTAATTGTACGATCATTctaaaaatgattaattataGAAGTGTAATTGTAAGTACATTCCATTATACAGATATAGATAAGTTAAATGTATAGATAAGATAGCATACTATAACAGAACGTAAGCTAATGATAAAATGTTTTGAGTTAAGTAATTAGTAAGATAAGAGCttggaatattaaatataaatatgatgTAAACCGAAAAgcgaaaattaaaaacaatactaaaaaaaatataagcGTAGTTTCTCAGAATTATTGcctaaattttatttataaaaattattatctaatttataGATTCATATTAGGCAAGCCTAATttaattcatatacatatgtacggTCAGTAGGTTTGTTAAGAATTTGAACTTTGTATACGCGTTTTGAAGTTCAAATGCTATATAAAAAGACAATTGCGGATTCACTTAAATGGAGTAAACAAAACAGTGAAACGGAGAAGTAATTAAAATGGCGAAACAGCAGAAATTAATGCTTCCAATTAGGCTTTTTTTGGAAAAGATAGAACGAACTGGAACTAATCGCTATTGCTGTCCTTGTCGTACACTGTCGCCCTCTTTCTCTAACACCTGCACAGTGCGCATATATCTGTCCTTGTCACACAGTGGCGCCCTCTCTGTCTAACACAGGGTACATCTCTATCCTGCTCGCACAATATCATCCTCTTTGTCCAATATATGTCGAATGCATATATTGTCTTTCCTTGTCATACCGTGTTGCTCTCTGTGTCTATCGCAGGGTACGTCTCTATCCTGATCGCACACTACCGCCCTCTTCGTCCAACACAAGATATGTATTTATCCTTGTCACACAGTAGTGCGGTCCTTGTCTAGTATCTCTTGCGATACCTCCTTGCACGTTCTATATTCCTGTTACTTTTTCGTGTTTTTAACCAGATTCGATAGATGGCAGCACTTGGGTAGTCGTAGACAAGGAACGCATTACTATGCAACAAGGACAGACTGTTTCCGTATGAAAAACAAGGAACGCATTAGTGTGCGACAAGGACAGATAGGTATACAAATATTGTATTTTCACATGTATCAGTTATTTTTAGCTAGAATTGTATAAATCATTGATCTATCAGAACATTATAAAACGCGCAACGTCATTTAATTAAGTTATCCTAATACGAATAGTCGAATTTcagaatttatataatttgtgTAACTTGTACATTAATTAAAAGCTTTGAAGAAACGTTTAATTCAAGTTAATCAACTGTTTATTCATTCAATTTAATAATCATTCGCATAGCCAGCGACATTAGAAATCCCAATCTTATAACGAGAAAGAAGAACGTAAAAGACGATAAGAACAAGTTGAGAGACTTTAAAACGAAGTTCTGAAACGGGAAAGTGGAAAAATCAGCCAGCTCACAATTAAATCACTTGTTTATTCGAGATATTCTTGGAAATTACGTCATATTCTCGGAATCGCGAAAAATCTATGAAAAAGACGTCCTATTCCAGAATTCGCAAAAATTCTTAGAAGTAACGTCACCATTCTGAGAAGTTTTAAATGTTAacatttttcctttattttggTTACGCTTTGTTTATTTACGTCtccaatatttatttacaaaagtttttggaaatttttccCGGTTTTCTGAAATTTTCGCTTTATTTTGCAAACATTGACttgtttatttacatttttaatgtttatttaCGTTTTTGATTCGTTTATTTACAGTTTCAGTATTTATTTACATCTAAAATGTAAACGATAGAATTAGAGGTGATTGATAAAACAGTTGAATCGcctttaaaatattaatttattcaataaaattggagaaatatgtaacaatttatattaaatttaattttacaatgtaatataatatattgctTACAAActattgtatttgtttgacCGTAATTAGCAAGGAGACGCGTTCGCAGTATAACGCAACAACGAGAGTCATAAGTTCTCGTCTCGATACGATAATCGACACCACAAATCGACCCCCtatttcgattaagataatagAGATGGTTTGAATGATGTTAACACTGAGTTAACGATTATAATATCATTATTTCCAGCAACTTTTGAATACTACAAGTGTCTACGAATGTTGCTTGTGATATATGTCGGAGTGTTTTCACCGAAGAATGGATAGCAAGTTAAAATGTGTTCTGACCGAAGAGTTAATAGTAAGTGACGATCGGCGACGATGACGTCGAGGAGGAAAACTAGTAACGGGTGCTGGCCGTTCCTTACCAACGGTCGCTCGCTGGTGGAAGTGGACTTCCAGTATCGTACATTGAGAAACCCGCTTATCCCATGTTTTACCGTAATGAGCAATAACCCAAAGCAGTGTCTCAACTTGAGAGATGTATTGTGGCAATTAAGGGCCTGGACAGTAAAGGAAAAAGTGCTAAATCTTATGACGGCAATTAACGGTTCCTTGGGATTATTGCGCGTTCGAGCAAGTATGTTTGCACAACTACCGACCACCCTGACCAAAGCATGGACGAGAACATGTGGTTGGGTCGCGGGACGTAATAGTATTAGAAGGTATAATACCTTTAAAGGTctataatattatgtaataacTTATATACataactaaatattatacataaataatacaatacaaataaaaataaagtttgtTTTACTTGAAACTATGTTAAAATatactatttatttataaaccaTATTgcattagaaaatataatactttgtctaaaattgtataatataacataataacttgtatactatatatacaaGTCGTCGACATATCTATATATACAATGTCTATATATacaagaagtcgaaaatatagaataaaaatttttttttttttttaatttttccatcgagacaacgatctacagtgagatccgttataacgtatcgcacgcgtaccgagtgaaaattcaaagtcgattttctcggaaacaaggcctcaaacgaaaaatttttattctatattttcgacttcttttttcgcgtagaatcaccccctttctgcctgtatcaccagttaccaaccacgcTGTATATACGCAACGAGCGTAATCATCTTGTCTACAGTTATTGTCGAAATAAAGAGTACATTATAAACTGTTACCTCAGCGTTATAATTAATTCAACTACTTCTATTATCTTAAACGAAATACGGGACCGATCAGTTTCGTGGCGACGATTGTAAAATCGTAACAGGAATTTATGAATGGTCGACAAAACACTATTAATTATATCCGAAACTGTTTCAGGTAAAAGTTAAAAGTCGGCATGTTTTCAtattagaatataatatataatcatgaaataatataaaatacaataattaaaTACTTGATATTCTATGACTTGGagcgaaaaatatattactatatcTACATATACTATTACGTTCCTTGTCTATTATGACAGAACCTCTTTGATCGTAAATTGACCGTTATGAAGCAGGCTCATGCTTATAAGTACCGCATGGTAGAAGTGAAAAGGAAATTAATGATCAAGCTGATTAATTAGTACTTACTATACTAAATCTATTCAGAATTAGTCCTCTTACAGATACAAAatacaactctatcaatttctctctcttctctggTGCAATTTTCCACCTCAATTTGAACTGTTCTCACTCTGACGCAACGCACAACTGCCATGCGCAAACGACTATTGCAGAGGCCTCTAGCCGAATACGAGCAGATTGCACTGACATCTATGAGAATTGACAAAGACAGAACTACAGTGTATCGAATATCACGTTTTAATTATGCATTTatctttaaagaaaatttcattttttgttcattcaaatattttgaaataccAAAATGTAAGTTAAAAGTGAATGAAAttgcaatgaaatttcaaatatcgtaatatagtttttatatttttatttgtttatagtTATAATAGCCTAACTTCTTAACCTATTTTAGAATTACCATCccttacaataaaataaattattaaattatatcgagAACAAAAAGGAGAAGTTGTTGAATCGAGGTTATTAATGTGTTAATACAATTTCAAGCTGTCTTCTTCTTCCTAATATATGAATGCTAACTATATTTCAGGTTagatattattgtaaaaaagTGGAATATGATATGAAAATTCCTAGAAACCCATTGAAAGAGGTCTATAGTGCAAATCACCAAACTATTAATGGTGCTATATACGATAATAAACCTTTTAAATATAAGTGCATAGCTggtaaaatatatgtatggtGCTTATGTGGTAAAAGTAATACACAACCATTCTGCGATGGCATGCATAGGAATCAATTTCTTCAAATCAAGCAGAAGCCTATACGTTTTACAGTTGAAGAAACCAAAGATTATTGGCTGTGTAATTGCAAACAAACATCAAATCGGCCATTCTGTGATGGTACACATCTAAGAGAAGATATTCAAGCAAAGAAATAGTATACATGTACATAacaataaatcaatttttattgaaaatgcCTTTTGCTTGATATAATTTTagttataaaagatataatacCCCACTTCATTAAATTTTGGGATAAGTTCCACTCTTTCTTTCGTAAGATTCTAATACAATCAACAGAACGATCAATTATCAGAAAATCAATCGAcaaaaaatttggaaaacaaaaatagaaatctGTTGCGACCTCTCAACTAGTTGGCGATCAGTTAAATTGTAAATGTTCGATTGGAGTCACGTACCTTGCATGACATTAACGTTTAAGGTAGAGGGTTGATTAAAGAGTTCTAGTAAGATTGTGATTCTGAATgtttattttgaaaagttCTTTTTTAAAGTGTCTTGTGTGATATGTAATATGATCTAAATGTGTCTTTCTCTTGAAGCGTCTGATGCTTATATTCTAGGTGTCAGTCTAGGGGGTGTGTTTTCATCAATGTCTTTTTGAGAGGTGGGGAACTATATCTGTCCAATCATGTAACTGTCGAAATGTGAGCGTCTCGCAAGTGGTGCACTTatacgtatttttatttcaatatatgaACCACGATCATATAAACAAGTCTCAACATTTACTACGGAAGACCGTCCGGGGATTGTGACTAGACGTAAGAAATCAACATAAAAAACAACAACTTCTCTGTTTTTGTCTAACATTCATAGCATGTCACGCATGCGCAGAATGAAAAACTTGTTCCCTTCTTTCCCCTGTTCCTTGATTTTTCACAACTCCATTCTCAGATAGCTTGCCCTAAACTTCGGTATATGAGTGTCGGGACCTGTTTATACGATAGTGCTACGGACAATTCATAAAAGGTTTACATCCAACAGAGAGTATCCTCTCTGCtcttaatataattttcaacgtTTCTTTCGTTAAATAGAAACTCGCCATAAGTGATCTAGAGGCTTACTTCAGTTCATAGATGTTCGaatttttaacttattaaATGTAACGACTTTTataacaaatagaaaataatagagaTAATCTATCTATATAAGGTTCTTAAACAATTGTAtgagataatttttattaatcttgTACTTGATAATTGGTTTTACCATGAAATCTGTGtaagtttatattttattttatttttatgataataacgatatttattttacaactttccatattattatatcatattatcatatttttttataaattaaactacttatttagaataaataatagtaaCGTCTAATCAGTAATTCTTATTCACTTCCACTAGGAATTCAAAACCACTTGTTGCAATACGAAAGCACGGAAACCGACCGAAATGTGATAACGACGCAGTTAAGGAACCTGTTAAAGTCTTCTGTCGCATAAGGCCAATGGTTCATCCCAATGATGAAtcttgtataaaaattatttctgaCACAAGCTTCGTTATTACACCTTCAGAATCAGTAACAAATGGTCGTAATGTAAATAAAGCTATTCAA
Coding sequences within it:
- the LOC126873039 gene encoding CDGSH iron-sulfur domain-containing protein 3, mitochondrial, whose protein sequence is MHLSLKKISFFVHSNILKYQNVRYYCKKVEYDMKIPRNPLKEVYSANHQTINGAIYDNKPFKYKCIAGKIYVWCLCGKSNTQPFCDGMHRNQFLQIKQKPIRFTVEETKDYWLCNCKQTSNRPFCDGTHLREDIQAKK